The following coding sequences are from one Arachis hypogaea cultivar Tifrunner chromosome 7, arahy.Tifrunner.gnm2.J5K5, whole genome shotgun sequence window:
- the LOC112701619 gene encoding secreted RxLR effector protein 161-like, translated as MNDCKPCATPLHSTLKIQATGGAVFDNPQLYHSVVGSLQYLTVTRPDLAYSVNKVAQFMQSPLEAHWKLVKRVLQYVQGTAAYGLKIHKDPSLKIIAYCDSDWAGDPNDRKSVGDFCVFMGRNLVSWQSKKQGVVARSSTEAEYRALADLVAELIWIKDLIGELKWSIPEAPTAYCNNQSVVLLATNPNLH; from the coding sequence ATGAATGACTGCAAGCCATGTGCAACACCACTACATTCAACTCTTAAGATTCAGGCCACTGGAGGTGCTGTGTTTGACAACCCTCAACTTTATCATTCTGTAGTGGGAAGCTTGCAATATCTCACCGTAACTAGGCCAGACTTGGCCTATAGTGTAAACAAGGTTGCACAGTTTATGCAATCTCCTCTAGAGGCACACTGGAAACTAGTTAAAAGAGTACTGCAGTATGTGCAAGGTACAGCTGCATATGGCCTTAAGATTCATAAGGATCCATCCCTAAAGATCATAGCTTATTGTGACTCAGACTGGGCTGGTGATCCAAATGACAGAAAGTCAGTTGGTGATTTTTGTGTCTTCATGGGAAGGAATCTAGTATCTTGGCAGTCAAAGAAGCAAGGAGTGGTGGCCAGATCAAGCACTGAGGCTGAGTACAGAGCACTGGCAGACCTTGTGGCAGAACTAATATGGATAAAAGATCTAATAGGAGAGCTAAAGTGGTCAATTCCAGAAGCACCTACGGCATACTGTAATAATCAGAGTGTTGTACTCCTAGCAACAAATCcaaatttacattaa